A single genomic interval of Amycolatopsis albispora harbors:
- a CDS encoding serine protease, with product MHGSRAPLEEALRAATVPLVSGKKVGTGFFVAPDLVLTSAHVLDAPESPVTAAAGQRFEVLPGTYLPGTVDLVLLRALDTHQPVPVQLGEPAEAGDQLWTYGYPDDSYRAGDSALLELEGFSERDDGTILLKTARGRVRPGNSGGPVLNWRTGAVCGVVRLRDTRHGDTARLVPARTVFECYPFLRGLSVRWLELLDDDQLTALGVAYPGPLMRRYLRAAAAAGDEHPYAAVLDATPPLSRVYLRQHASDGTDQRAFADDLVRERLDVQVLGGPGAGKSSLVRHLTAAEANRWLAGSSGAFVPVPLPAAALLAPGGLPDQLAEGVTSMLDVDLDRATLAKLFSEPPLPGVPWLLLVDGVDEVLDLQQRSIALTRIDGYRARGHRFLVTSRPLSAPDLQRGSSNGKYPYFSISPFDEPQFREFARTWFAELGVDDPEPAAARFVDRIHRSKLAELAAVPLTATMMCVLHAQDPDQDIPVSRAELYDRFVALLARRRGVAGVYEMVSHWIGRGTRRAEQTAEDLLAQLHAVLSQLAHENLDGVTGPLPERAAVVFADRGVRRPESVPAGEWINVLREVLRSCGLVVEKPAGFTFLHQTMEEYLAACHLAEYGAAALKELAPRDAWRSPDLEVRLFLVARLIQEEVEVSRALLRLLKRRHRRTNLGFVLELERQGVRLPDRVERQLRQVLVAQVGDESITHAEWLAAAEALRCLDEAHAAEVFRTLSQSRATFQRRLKAGLLLLGLRRETGLSVLAGLSDDRRLTGADRLLASRALVEADAAHGVRALADLAEDLPDTDLGLEAAHAVVGLDWATGLDLLSGAVAGWRDARMRLKAARMISALDAARGLTALTGLARDHRVAAAERLAAAVAMEDCGAGASFPVLSGLAVDPAIDERIRIEAAGKLAAWGQAGGGELLVKLALDPAMSVRKRLEAAAKLAEVSPAEGHELRMRLVADPTVGDERLDLALITGPIDPAGTARVLVRLSEDEQSNAVVRLQAAQTVLEFAPAEGIAALERLARASVATPVRLEAAGMVADEDFDRGTPLLWDLVADPLLDFATRFTAARQLHGHDRELGGAALVELARGTLVPVADRLRLGKEVLPFDRALGTGLIRSAAEHYTGGPKLDALAALRSVEPAEARRLYKRFVADRSVPADLRDRALAQLTPSERAELEKAGQEPRLSRRQQLKQYQSRAEDRELAPEDRVAAAESLARLDSAKGGAALEALAEDTRVPKPVRRRAEKSLRRVR from the coding sequence ATGCACGGCAGTCGCGCCCCGCTGGAAGAAGCGCTGCGTGCCGCCACGGTTCCGCTGGTGTCCGGGAAGAAGGTGGGCACCGGGTTCTTCGTCGCACCCGACCTGGTGCTCACCAGCGCCCATGTGCTGGATGCTCCGGAGTCCCCGGTGACCGCGGCGGCCGGGCAGCGGTTCGAGGTGCTGCCCGGTACCTACCTGCCCGGCACGGTGGATCTGGTGCTGCTGCGAGCACTGGACACGCACCAGCCGGTGCCGGTGCAACTGGGCGAGCCCGCCGAAGCCGGTGACCAGCTCTGGACCTACGGCTATCCGGACGACAGCTACCGTGCCGGGGATTCGGCGTTGCTGGAGCTGGAAGGCTTTTCCGAACGTGACGACGGCACGATCCTGCTGAAAACCGCGCGGGGCCGGGTGCGGCCGGGCAACAGTGGCGGGCCGGTGCTCAACTGGCGGACCGGCGCGGTGTGCGGGGTGGTGCGCCTGCGCGACACCAGGCACGGCGACACCGCGCGCCTGGTGCCGGCGCGCACCGTCTTCGAATGCTACCCGTTCCTGCGCGGGCTTTCCGTGCGCTGGCTGGAGCTTCTGGACGACGACCAGCTCACCGCGCTCGGCGTGGCCTATCCGGGGCCGCTGATGCGCCGCTACCTGCGGGCGGCGGCCGCTGCCGGTGACGAGCACCCGTACGCCGCCGTGCTCGACGCGACCCCGCCACTGTCGAGGGTCTATCTCCGCCAGCACGCGAGCGACGGCACAGACCAGCGCGCCTTCGCCGACGACCTGGTGCGTGAACGGCTCGACGTGCAGGTCCTCGGTGGTCCCGGCGCGGGGAAGTCCAGCCTCGTTCGTCACCTGACCGCGGCCGAGGCGAACCGCTGGCTGGCCGGGTCGTCCGGCGCGTTCGTCCCGGTTCCGCTGCCCGCGGCGGCTTTGCTGGCGCCGGGCGGGCTGCCGGACCAACTGGCCGAGGGCGTCACGAGCATGCTCGACGTCGATCTCGACCGGGCGACGCTGGCGAAGTTGTTCAGCGAACCGCCGTTGCCCGGCGTGCCGTGGCTGCTGCTGGTGGACGGCGTCGACGAGGTGCTGGACCTGCAGCAGCGGTCGATAGCGCTGACCCGGATCGACGGGTATCGCGCGCGGGGCCACCGGTTCCTGGTGACCTCGCGGCCGTTGTCCGCCCCTGATCTGCAGCGGGGCTCGAGCAACGGGAAGTACCCGTACTTCTCGATCAGCCCGTTCGACGAGCCGCAGTTCCGCGAGTTCGCCAGGACCTGGTTCGCCGAACTCGGCGTCGATGATCCGGAACCCGCGGCGGCGCGGTTCGTCGACCGCATCCACCGGTCGAAACTCGCCGAACTGGCCGCCGTTCCGCTGACCGCGACGATGATGTGCGTACTGCACGCGCAGGACCCGGACCAGGACATCCCGGTCAGCAGGGCGGAGTTGTACGACCGGTTCGTCGCGTTGCTGGCCCGCCGTCGCGGGGTCGCCGGGGTCTACGAAATGGTGAGCCACTGGATCGGCCGTGGTACGCGCCGGGCCGAGCAGACCGCCGAAGACCTGCTGGCGCAGTTGCACGCCGTGCTGTCGCAGCTCGCGCACGAAAACCTCGATGGTGTGACCGGTCCGCTGCCGGAACGGGCCGCCGTGGTGTTCGCGGACCGGGGAGTGCGCCGGCCGGAGAGCGTGCCCGCCGGCGAGTGGATCAACGTGCTCCGCGAGGTCCTGCGCAGTTGTGGCCTGGTGGTGGAGAAACCGGCGGGGTTCACGTTCCTGCACCAGACCATGGAGGAGTACCTGGCTGCCTGCCACCTCGCCGAATACGGCGCCGCGGCACTGAAAGAACTGGCGCCGCGGGATGCGTGGCGGTCACCGGACCTGGAAGTCCGCCTGTTCCTGGTGGCCCGGCTCATCCAAGAAGAGGTGGAGGTGAGCCGGGCGCTGCTTCGGCTGCTCAAGCGCCGTCACCGCCGCACGAACCTCGGTTTTGTGCTGGAACTGGAACGCCAGGGTGTGCGGCTGCCGGACAGGGTGGAGCGGCAACTGCGGCAGGTGCTGGTGGCGCAGGTCGGCGACGAGAGCATCACGCACGCCGAATGGCTGGCCGCGGCCGAGGCGCTGCGTTGTCTCGACGAAGCTCACGCGGCCGAGGTCTTCCGGACGCTGAGCCAGTCGCGGGCCACCTTCCAGCGCCGGCTGAAAGCCGGCCTTCTCCTCCTCGGCCTGCGCCGGGAGACCGGATTGTCAGTGCTGGCGGGGCTCAGCGATGATCGGCGGCTGACCGGTGCCGACCGCCTGCTGGCCTCCCGCGCACTGGTCGAGGCGGACGCCGCACACGGCGTGCGGGCGCTGGCCGATCTCGCCGAAGACCTGCCGGACACCGATCTGGGACTGGAAGCGGCGCACGCGGTCGTGGGGCTGGACTGGGCGACGGGACTGGACCTCCTGAGCGGGGCCGTGGCCGGCTGGCGTGACGCCAGGATGCGGTTGAAGGCCGCGCGCATGATCAGCGCGCTCGACGCGGCGCGCGGGCTGACCGCACTGACCGGACTGGCGCGCGACCATCGAGTGGCCGCCGCCGAACGCCTGGCTGCGGCGGTGGCCATGGAGGACTGCGGTGCCGGGGCCAGTTTCCCGGTCCTGTCCGGGCTGGCGGTGGACCCGGCCATCGACGAGCGCATCCGGATCGAGGCGGCCGGGAAGCTGGCGGCCTGGGGACAGGCTGGCGGCGGCGAACTCCTGGTGAAGCTCGCGCTCGATCCGGCGATGAGCGTGCGGAAACGACTGGAGGCCGCGGCGAAGCTGGCCGAAGTGAGCCCGGCCGAAGGCCACGAACTGCGGATGCGGCTGGTCGCCGATCCGACGGTCGGGGACGAACGCCTGGACCTGGCCCTGATCACCGGTCCGATCGATCCGGCTGGTACGGCGCGTGTCCTGGTCCGGCTCTCCGAGGACGAGCAGTCAAACGCCGTCGTACGCCTGCAGGCCGCGCAGACCGTGCTGGAGTTCGCGCCGGCCGAAGGCATCGCGGCGTTGGAGCGGCTGGCGCGGGCGAGCGTGGCGACCCCGGTGCGGCTGGAGGCGGCGGGCATGGTCGCGGACGAGGACTTCGATCGCGGCACCCCGCTGCTGTGGGACCTGGTCGCGGACCCGCTGCTCGACTTTGCCACCAGGTTCACCGCGGCCAGGCAGCTCCACGGCCACGACCGTGAACTGGGCGGCGCCGCACTGGTCGAACTCGCCAGGGGCACGCTGGTGCCGGTGGCCGATCGGTTGCGGTTGGGGAAGGAGGTGCTGCCGTTCGACCGGGCGCTGGGCACGGGCCTGATCCGCTCGGCGGCCGAGCACTACACGGGCGGGCCCAAGCTCGACGCGCTGGCCGCGTTGCGTTCGGTGGAACCCGCCGAGGCGCGGCGGCTGTACAAGCGCTTCGTCGCGGACCGGTCCGTCCCGGCGGACCTGCGTGACCGAGCCTTGGCGCAACTGACTCCGTCTGAGCGCGCCGAACTCGAAAAGGCCGGCCAGGAGCCGAGACTCAGCCGCCGCCAGCAGCTGAAGCAGTACCAGTCGCGGGCGGAGGACCGCGAGCTGGCGCCGGAGGACCGGGTGGCGGCCGCGGAATCGCTGGCACGGCTGGATTCGGCGAAGGGCGGGGCCGCGCTGGAAGCGCTCGCCGAGGACACGCGCGTGCCGAAGCCGGTCCGGCGCCGGGCGGAGAAGTCGCTGCGGCGCGTGCGCTAG
- the helR gene encoding RNA polymerase recycling motor ATPase HelR, with the protein MSNQGYEDELRSEREYIAGLYARLDAERARVKREYQASLGANGVGAMERDVEVRALARERKRLDVVDNGLCFGRLDSVSGEHSYIGRIGLFDEENGYEPVLLDWRAPASRPFYVATAVEPENMRRRRQFHTRGRRVLDFTDEVFGRPGGDERGDAALLAAVNAPRGDGMGDIVATIQAEQDEIIRLDHPGVLVIEGGPGTGKTVVALHRVAYLLYTQRERMERHGVLVVGPNPAFLNHISRVLPSLGESDVVFVTPGDLVPGLHVTAEDTPEAARSKGSLKILDVLAAAIADRQRLPEEPLPIELADVTVRIDAATAEWAREEARASGKPHNEARAVFTEIVTYVLTERAIGRIGKGWLTRDDRAAWEDLRSDLLKELAASEQFTAALDQLWPVLTPKSLLGPLLSSRERLRAAGADEVLWREDGEAWTTSDTPLLDELVDLLGPHQPADRSVDLERQAEAEYAAGVMQVMKLDRDEMDEDVMLSPEDLIYAEDLADRFVEHDTRDLVERAAADRDWTYRHVVVDEAQELSEMDWRVLMRRCPNRSFTVVGDLAQRRSAAGARSWGSMLDRYVPGRWVYRPLSVNYRTPAEIMAVAGSVLAEFAPGTKPPESVRACGVAPWSRQVTEDELPAAIEEFVREEAGREGTSVVIGPPGVPGAVPPSETKGLEFDAVLVVEPERILASGPRGAAELYVALTRATQRLGVLHRGPLPTALSGLEERTICITT; encoded by the coding sequence GTGTCAAATCAGGGGTACGAAGACGAATTGCGGTCCGAGCGCGAGTACATCGCCGGGCTGTACGCGCGGCTCGACGCCGAGCGCGCGCGGGTGAAGCGCGAGTACCAGGCGTCACTGGGGGCGAACGGCGTGGGCGCGATGGAACGCGACGTCGAGGTGCGCGCACTGGCCCGCGAGAGGAAACGGCTGGACGTGGTGGACAACGGGCTGTGCTTCGGCCGGTTGGACAGCGTTTCCGGCGAACATTCCTACATCGGCCGCATCGGTCTTTTCGACGAGGAGAACGGGTACGAACCGGTGCTGCTCGACTGGCGGGCGCCGGCGTCGCGCCCGTTCTACGTGGCCACCGCGGTCGAGCCGGAGAACATGCGGCGGCGAAGGCAGTTCCACACCCGCGGCCGCCGCGTGCTCGATTTCACCGACGAGGTGTTCGGCCGTCCCGGCGGGGACGAACGCGGCGACGCGGCCCTGCTCGCCGCGGTCAACGCGCCACGCGGGGACGGCATGGGCGACATCGTGGCGACCATCCAGGCCGAGCAGGACGAGATCATCCGGCTCGACCACCCCGGCGTGCTGGTGATCGAGGGCGGCCCCGGCACCGGCAAGACCGTGGTCGCGCTGCACCGCGTCGCCTACCTGCTCTACACGCAGCGGGAGCGGATGGAACGCCACGGCGTGCTGGTCGTCGGCCCCAATCCGGCTTTCCTGAACCACATCAGCCGCGTGCTGCCATCGCTGGGGGAGTCCGATGTGGTCTTCGTGACCCCCGGCGACCTGGTGCCCGGCCTGCACGTCACCGCCGAGGACACGCCCGAGGCCGCCAGGAGCAAGGGCTCGCTGAAGATACTGGACGTGCTCGCGGCGGCGATCGCCGACCGGCAGCGGCTGCCGGAGGAACCGCTGCCGATCGAACTGGCCGACGTCACCGTGCGGATCGACGCCGCGACCGCCGAATGGGCGAGGGAGGAAGCCCGCGCGAGCGGCAAGCCGCACAACGAAGCGCGTGCGGTGTTCACCGAGATCGTCACCTACGTGCTCACCGAGCGGGCGATCGGCCGAATCGGGAAGGGGTGGCTGACCCGGGACGACCGCGCCGCCTGGGAGGATCTGCGGTCCGATCTGCTGAAAGAACTCGCGGCGAGCGAGCAGTTCACCGCCGCGCTCGACCAGCTCTGGCCGGTGCTGACCCCGAAAAGCCTGCTGGGGCCGCTGCTTTCGTCACGCGAACGGCTGCGGGCGGCGGGCGCGGACGAGGTGCTGTGGCGTGAGGACGGCGAAGCGTGGACGACGTCGGACACGCCGCTGCTCGACGAACTGGTCGACCTGCTGGGGCCCCACCAGCCCGCCGACCGGAGCGTTGACCTGGAACGGCAGGCCGAGGCCGAGTACGCGGCCGGCGTGATGCAGGTGATGAAGCTGGACCGGGATGAGATGGACGAGGACGTCATGCTCTCGCCGGAGGACCTGATCTACGCCGAAGACCTGGCCGACCGCTTCGTCGAGCACGACACCCGCGACCTGGTCGAGCGCGCCGCCGCGGACCGGGACTGGACCTACCGGCACGTGGTGGTCGACGAGGCGCAGGAACTGTCCGAAATGGACTGGCGCGTGCTGATGCGCCGCTGCCCCAACCGGTCGTTCACCGTGGTCGGGGACCTGGCGCAGCGCCGGTCGGCGGCCGGGGCGCGGTCGTGGGGCTCGATGCTGGACCGGTACGTGCCCGGCCGCTGGGTCTACCGGCCGCTGTCGGTGAACTACCGCACCCCGGCGGAGATCATGGCGGTCGCGGGTTCGGTGCTCGCCGAGTTCGCGCCGGGCACGAAGCCGCCGGAGTCGGTGCGCGCCTGCGGGGTGGCGCCGTGGTCGCGGCAGGTCACCGAGGACGAACTGCCCGCCGCCATCGAGGAGTTCGTCCGCGAGGAGGCCGGTCGTGAAGGCACCAGCGTGGTGATCGGGCCGCCGGGTGTGCCGGGCGCGGTGCCGCCGTCGGAGACGAAGGGCCTGGAGTTCGACGCGGTGCTGGTGGTGGAGCCGGAACGGATCCTCGCCAGCGGCCCGCGGGGTGCGGCGGAACTCTACGTCGCCCTGACCCGCGCGACGCAGCGGCTGGGCGTGCTGCACCGGGGACCGCTGCCCACGGCGCTGTCCGGTCTCGAGGAAAGGACTATCTGCATTACGACCTGA
- a CDS encoding pyridoxamine 5'-phosphate oxidase family protein encodes MGENQRKQIVMSEEEIARFLEEQRVATLATVGPSGQPHLVAMWYGLIDGVLWFETKAKSQKAVNLRRDGRATVMVETGHTYDALRGVAMEGRATIVEDPDALWAVGVSVWERYNGPYSDEVKPMVEFMLAKRVAVRFDAERVRSWDHRKLGLPELEVGGSTAAYL; translated from the coding sequence GTGGGCGAGAACCAGCGCAAGCAGATAGTCATGTCCGAGGAAGAGATCGCGCGGTTCCTCGAGGAGCAGCGGGTGGCCACGCTCGCCACGGTGGGCCCGTCGGGGCAGCCGCACCTGGTGGCGATGTGGTACGGGCTGATCGACGGGGTGCTCTGGTTCGAGACCAAGGCGAAGTCGCAGAAAGCGGTCAACCTGCGCCGGGACGGCCGGGCGACGGTGATGGTCGAAACCGGGCACACCTACGACGCGCTGCGGGGCGTCGCCATGGAAGGCCGCGCGACGATCGTCGAGGACCCGGACGCGCTGTGGGCGGTGGGGGTCAGCGTGTGGGAGCGGTACAACGGGCCGTACAGCGACGAGGTGAAGCCGATGGTCGAGTTCATGCTCGCCAAGCGCGTCGCCGTCCGCTTCGACGCCGAGCGGGTGCGGTCTTGGGACCACCGCAAGCTGGGGTTGCCTGAGCTGGAGGTCGGCGGCAGCACCGCCGCTTACCTCTGA
- a CDS encoding TetR family transcriptional regulator — MSRSEPDGLAARKRRATNARIAASAARLAGLHGVAGTTVDRIAADAEVARATFFRYFDTKESAIAEGITSSWLTLVTGAIARQPEELDAKAVLAAAFGELAGEFAAHRDEIWELARLTRSSPTLNAWTMQTYQRYEAAIASLLAPRFPERDPRPRLLAVFAMGAIRVCLDDWVDHGGSLPALISRSLDAITIG; from the coding sequence ATGTCTCGCAGTGAACCGGACGGGCTCGCCGCCCGCAAGAGGCGGGCGACGAACGCGCGCATCGCCGCCTCGGCCGCGCGGCTCGCCGGGCTGCACGGGGTCGCGGGCACCACCGTCGACCGGATCGCCGCCGACGCCGAGGTCGCGCGCGCGACCTTCTTCCGCTACTTCGACACCAAGGAGAGCGCGATCGCCGAGGGCATCACCAGTTCCTGGCTCACCCTGGTCACCGGCGCGATCGCCCGGCAGCCCGAGGAACTGGACGCCAAGGCGGTGCTGGCCGCGGCCTTCGGCGAGCTGGCCGGTGAGTTCGCCGCCCACCGCGACGAGATCTGGGAACTCGCCCGGCTCACCCGCTCGTCGCCCACGCTCAACGCCTGGACGATGCAGACCTACCAGCGTTACGAGGCGGCCATCGCGAGCCTGCTGGCGCCGCGGTTCCCCGAGCGCGACCCGCGTCCGCGCCTGCTGGCCGTGTTCGCCATGGGCGCCATTCGCGTCTGCCTCGACGACTGGGTGGACCACGGCGGCTCGCTGCCCGCGCTGATCTCCCGCAGCCTGGACGCGATCACCATCGGCTAG
- a CDS encoding class I SAM-dependent methyltransferase translates to MDNRPITVAQRNFREHADVLERMGNQERFTYIFQSNLWAAESVSGPGSEDAQTRGLREGLPGLLARFGVRTLLDLPCGDFGWLSGVDLGIERYLGADIVPELVERNAERYGREFRVLDLTADPLPAADAVLCRDCLVHLSYADIGKAIENLRRSGSRYLLTTHFGGTTANTDISTGDWRPLNLCLEPFGFPEPLAVLLEGCTEEGGAFADKSLALWEISRLPG, encoded by the coding sequence ATGGACAACAGGCCGATCACGGTGGCGCAGCGCAACTTCCGGGAGCACGCCGACGTGCTGGAGCGCATGGGCAACCAGGAGCGCTTCACCTACATCTTCCAGTCGAACCTGTGGGCCGCGGAATCGGTGTCCGGGCCCGGTTCCGAGGACGCGCAGACGCGCGGGCTGCGGGAGGGACTGCCCGGGTTGCTGGCGCGGTTCGGCGTGCGGACGCTGCTCGACTTGCCGTGCGGGGACTTCGGCTGGCTGAGCGGCGTCGACCTCGGCATCGAGCGGTACCTCGGCGCCGACATCGTGCCGGAGCTGGTCGAGCGGAACGCCGAGCGCTACGGGCGGGAGTTCCGCGTGCTCGACCTGACCGCGGATCCGCTGCCCGCGGCGGACGCGGTGCTGTGCCGCGACTGCCTGGTCCACCTGAGCTACGCCGACATCGGGAAGGCGATCGAGAACCTGCGGCGCAGCGGTTCGCGGTACCTGCTGACCACGCATTTCGGTGGCACCACGGCGAACACGGACATTTCGACCGGCGACTGGCGGCCGCTGAACCTGTGCCTGGAGCCGTTCGGCTTCCCGGAGCCGCTGGCGGTGCTGCTGGAGGGCTGCACCGAGGAAGGCGGCGCGTTCGCGGACAAGTCGCTGGCGTTGTGGGAAATCAGCCGCCTGCCGGGGTGA
- a CDS encoding pentapeptide repeat-containing protein, translating to MGEDSSRQHKILTNRTIALCALGLLLFAAAACWLLLALYGDGNEASKTRLEGVRTVGTVVLGAGGAVALLLTARRQQTAEHDLATKRHDLILREEANADLRHDAAERRITELYLKAVEQLGADKATVRLAGLYALDRLAQDNSAQRQTIVNVISAYLRMPYELPSSAPGAEEPPEARRDRWEKLQEREVRVTAQRILTEHLDPALRDAGRFWEDIDLDLSGALLIDFTLRDCRVNNARFTDATFAGETRLLGIEFTGETWFERATFTDDAWFCQAAFQGITRFDQATFASNARFDGTAFTGASVFRDATFLGESNFDDSVFRGRVVFARANFARTASFRRTSFLDDAYLPAVTFNRDTYFLGSRFAKDAWFSQVFFNGNTSFEDATFSGDIRFTDATLDGSPYWPSQLTPREADHFDNTAPD from the coding sequence ATGGGGGAAGACTCGTCACGGCAGCACAAGATCCTGACGAACCGAACCATCGCGCTGTGCGCACTGGGGCTGCTGTTGTTCGCGGCCGCGGCGTGCTGGCTCTTGCTCGCCTTGTACGGGGACGGGAACGAAGCCAGCAAAACCCGTCTCGAAGGTGTCCGCACTGTGGGGACCGTGGTCCTGGGCGCGGGCGGAGCGGTCGCGCTGCTGCTGACCGCACGCCGTCAGCAAACCGCGGAACACGACCTGGCGACGAAGCGACACGACCTCATCCTCCGCGAGGAAGCCAATGCCGACCTGCGTCACGACGCCGCCGAGCGCCGGATAACCGAGCTCTACCTCAAGGCCGTGGAGCAACTCGGCGCGGACAAGGCCACCGTCCGGCTGGCCGGGCTGTACGCGCTGGACCGGCTCGCACAGGACAATTCCGCGCAGCGGCAGACCATCGTCAACGTGATCAGCGCCTACCTGCGCATGCCCTACGAACTGCCGTCGTCCGCGCCGGGTGCCGAGGAACCGCCGGAAGCGCGCCGTGACCGCTGGGAGAAGCTGCAGGAACGCGAGGTACGCGTCACCGCGCAACGCATCCTGACCGAGCACCTCGACCCCGCGTTACGGGACGCCGGGCGGTTCTGGGAGGACATCGACCTGGACCTCAGCGGGGCCCTGCTCATCGACTTCACGCTTCGCGACTGCCGGGTGAACAACGCGCGTTTCACCGACGCCACCTTCGCCGGTGAGACCCGGTTACTCGGCATCGAGTTCACCGGCGAAACCTGGTTCGAACGGGCCACCTTCACCGACGACGCCTGGTTCTGCCAGGCGGCTTTCCAGGGGATCACCCGATTCGACCAGGCCACCTTCGCCAGCAACGCCCGGTTCGACGGCACCGCGTTCACGGGAGCGAGCGTGTTCAGGGACGCCACGTTCCTCGGTGAATCGAACTTCGACGACAGCGTCTTTCGCGGCCGCGTCGTCTTCGCACGGGCGAATTTCGCCAGGACGGCGTCCTTCCGGCGGACCAGCTTCCTCGACGACGCCTACCTGCCCGCCGTGACGTTCAACCGCGACACCTATTTCCTCGGCTCCAGATTCGCCAAGGACGCGTGGTTCAGCCAGGTCTTCTTCAACGGCAACACCTCGTTCGAGGACGCCACGTTCAGCGGTGACATCCGCTTCACCGACGCCACGCTGGACGGCAGCCCGTACTGGCCATCGCAGCTGACCCCCCGCGAAGCGGACCACTTCGACAACACGGCGCCGGACTAG
- a CDS encoding class I adenylate-forming enzyme family protein: protein MNADPQAVITALTGPGGEFEIAEQDVLGAKMPVFARREPNLGALFAATPAPGDREYLVTARRRLTYAEHAEVSGAFAGLLARRYGIGKGDRVAVLAANCPEWIVAFWGVVRLGAVCASFNAWWTTAEIAYAVGHSRPRLLVVDGERAAKLPPELGIPVLRLENDLPEHGESPPEVAVDEDDPAVIVYTSGTTGKPKGVTHSHRNLVATAHYHRLMKATAAALDPRQAEPGRWLLSLPLFHIASLHNVAVPRFATGETVVLTEGAFDARRTLELVSRERVTNWTVVPTMASRLAAVEVGEYDLSALKSFGLASAPSSPALQARLRELIPAARLSLITSYGLTESCTGATVTSPAALAAHPGTSGAPIPTVAVQVRDEAGAVVPDGVEGEIWLRSQFTMLGYWNDDAATAAVFDEDRWMRTGDIGCLREGLLYLTTRRSDLILRGGENVYPIEVEHCLDDHPAVAESAVVGLEHPDLGQEVGAVVVLSSPVAVEALQAHAADRLAYYKVPSRWQLTDTPLPRNATGKVNRANLPGFFKDLGG, encoded by the coding sequence ATGAACGCTGACCCGCAGGCCGTCATCACCGCGCTGACCGGGCCCGGTGGTGAGTTCGAGATCGCCGAGCAGGACGTGCTCGGGGCGAAGATGCCGGTGTTCGCGCGCCGGGAGCCGAACCTGGGCGCGCTGTTCGCCGCGACGCCCGCACCGGGGGATCGCGAGTACCTGGTCACCGCACGCCGCCGGCTGACCTACGCCGAGCACGCCGAGGTGAGTGGCGCGTTCGCGGGCTTGCTGGCGCGGCGGTACGGGATCGGCAAGGGCGACCGGGTGGCGGTGCTGGCCGCCAACTGTCCTGAGTGGATAGTCGCGTTCTGGGGCGTGGTGCGGCTGGGCGCGGTGTGTGCTTCGTTCAACGCGTGGTGGACGACGGCGGAGATCGCTTACGCCGTCGGGCATTCACGGCCTCGCTTGCTGGTCGTGGACGGGGAGCGGGCCGCGAAACTGCCGCCGGAGCTGGGAATTCCGGTGCTGCGGCTGGAAAATGACCTGCCCGAGCACGGTGAATCGCCGCCGGAGGTGGCGGTTGACGAGGACGACCCGGCGGTGATCGTCTACACCAGCGGGACCACCGGGAAACCCAAGGGTGTCACGCATTCGCACCGCAACCTGGTGGCCACCGCCCACTACCACCGGCTGATGAAGGCGACGGCGGCCGCGCTGGACCCGCGGCAGGCGGAGCCGGGGCGGTGGCTGCTGAGCCTGCCGTTGTTCCACATCGCGAGCCTGCACAACGTGGCGGTGCCGAGGTTCGCGACGGGGGAGACGGTGGTGCTGACCGAGGGTGCGTTCGACGCGCGCCGGACGCTGGAGCTGGTGTCGCGGGAGCGGGTCACCAACTGGACCGTGGTGCCGACGATGGCGAGCAGACTGGCGGCGGTCGAGGTCGGCGAGTACGACCTTTCGGCGCTGAAGTCGTTCGGCCTGGCTTCGGCGCCGTCGTCGCCCGCCCTGCAGGCGCGGCTGCGGGAGCTGATCCCGGCGGCGCGGCTGAGCCTGATCACCAGCTACGGGCTCACCGAATCCTGCACCGGGGCGACGGTGACCAGCCCGGCCGCGCTGGCGGCGCACCCGGGGACCTCGGGCGCGCCGATCCCGACCGTGGCGGTGCAGGTGCGCGACGAGGCGGGCGCGGTGGTGCCGGACGGGGTGGAGGGCGAGATCTGGCTGCGGAGCCAGTTCACCATGCTCGGCTACTGGAACGACGACGCCGCCACGGCCGCCGTGTTCGACGAGGACCGCTGGATGCGCACCGGCGACATCGGCTGCCTGCGCGAAGGACTGCTCTACCTGACCACGCGGCGCAGCGACCTCATCCTGCGGGGTGGCGAAAACGTCTACCCGATCGAGGTCGAACACTGCCTGGACGATCACCCAGCGGTAGCGGAGTCGGCGGTCGTCGGGCTGGAGCACCCGGACCTGGGCCAGGAGGTCGGCGCCGTTGTTGTGCTTTCGTCGCCGGTGGCCGTGGAGGCACTGCAAGCCCACGCGGCCGATCGGTTGGCGTACTACAAGGTGCCCTCGCGCTGGCAACTGACCGACACCCCGTTGCCGCGCAACGCCACCGGAAAAGTGAACCGCGCCAACCTGCCGGGCTTCTTCAAGGATCTCGGAGGCTAG